A portion of the Shewanella sp. SNU WT4 genome contains these proteins:
- a CDS encoding valine--tRNA ligase encodes MEKTYNPQSIEQALYQNWEEQGYFKPHGDESQGNYCIMIPPPNVTGSLHMGHAFQDTIMDTLIRYQRMKGKNTLWQVGTDHAGIATQMLVERKLEAEEGKNRHDLGRDAFMDKVWEWKEQSGGTITKQLRRMGASVDWDRERFTMDAGLSKAVQEVFVRLYEDDLIYRGKRLVNWDPKLHTAISDLEVENKEKQGHMWHLRFPLANGALTADGKDYLEVATTRPETMLGDSAVAVHPDDERYQALVGQFVLLPIVNRLIPIVADDYVDMAFGTGCVKITPAHDFNDYEVGKRHNLPMFNILTLDAAIRATAEVVNSDGTINKELQVNLPESFVGLDRFKARDAIVAEFERLGLLEKIAPHALKVPYGDRSGVVIEPMLTDQWYVAVAPMAKTAIEAVENGDIKFVPQQYENMYFSWMRDIQDWCISRQLWWGHRIPAWYDEAGKVYVGRTEDEVRAKHKLADSVVLRQDDDVLDTWFSSALWTFSTLGWPDNLEDLKTFHPTDVLVTGFDIIFFWVARMIMMTMHFIKDEDGKPQVPFKTVYVTGLIRDEAGNKMSKSKGNVLDPLDMIDGIDLETLVEKRTGNMMQPQLAAKIEKSTRKEFSEGIEAHGTDALRFTLAAMASTGRDINWDMKRLDGYRSFCNKLWNASRFVLMNTEDQDCGQQGGEMSLSLADRWIIGLFNQTVKTFDDHMAAYRFDLAANTLYEFTWNQFCDWYLELTKPVLQNGSEAEQRGTRHTLVTVLEQMQRLMHPIMPYITETIWNRVKPLAGVTGDTLMLMPFPEYQAAQVDDTAMADLEWVKQMIIAVRNIRAELNIAPSKPLNALLRGVSAEDKARIEANQTFLTSLARLESMTILASDDTAPMSTTQLVGEMELLIPMAGLIDVAAEMARIDKQIEKLAQEAGRIEGKLSNEGFVAKAPAAVIEKERAKLAEFSRDIEKFKEQQRQLSQI; translated from the coding sequence ATGGAAAAGACATACAATCCGCAGTCCATTGAACAGGCGCTCTACCAAAATTGGGAAGAGCAAGGTTACTTCAAGCCCCACGGTGATGAGTCCCAAGGCAACTATTGCATCATGATCCCGCCACCGAATGTGACGGGCAGCTTGCACATGGGTCATGCGTTCCAAGACACCATTATGGATACCTTAATCCGCTATCAGCGTATGAAAGGTAAGAATACCTTATGGCAGGTTGGTACTGACCATGCGGGTATCGCTACCCAAATGCTGGTTGAGCGTAAGCTTGAAGCCGAAGAAGGAAAAAATCGCCATGACTTAGGTCGCGATGCCTTTATGGATAAAGTGTGGGAGTGGAAAGAACAGTCTGGCGGCACCATTACTAAGCAGTTACGCCGTATGGGCGCGTCTGTGGATTGGGATCGTGAACGTTTTACTATGGATGCTGGCTTGTCAAAAGCCGTGCAAGAAGTGTTCGTACGCCTGTACGAAGATGACTTAATTTACCGTGGTAAGCGCCTAGTTAACTGGGATCCAAAGCTGCATACCGCAATTTCTGATCTGGAAGTGGAAAACAAAGAAAAACAAGGCCACATGTGGCACTTGCGCTTCCCGCTGGCCAATGGCGCTTTAACTGCCGATGGTAAAGATTATTTAGAAGTCGCCACTACCCGTCCTGAAACCATGTTAGGTGACAGCGCAGTGGCTGTTCATCCTGATGATGAGCGTTATCAAGCGCTGGTTGGCCAATTTGTATTGCTGCCAATCGTTAACCGTTTAATTCCAATTGTGGCCGATGATTATGTCGACATGGCCTTTGGTACTGGTTGCGTAAAGATAACCCCTGCTCATGACTTTAACGACTATGAAGTTGGTAAGCGTCATAACCTGCCAATGTTCAACATCTTAACTTTAGATGCCGCCATTCGCGCAACGGCTGAAGTCGTAAACTCAGACGGTACCATCAACAAAGAGCTGCAAGTTAACTTGCCAGAAAGCTTTGTCGGTCTAGACCGCTTTAAAGCCCGCGATGCTATCGTCGCTGAATTTGAGCGTTTAGGTCTGCTTGAGAAAATTGCACCACACGCCTTGAAAGTGCCTTATGGCGATCGCTCAGGCGTGGTCATTGAGCCTATGCTTACCGACCAGTGGTATGTCGCCGTGGCACCTATGGCAAAAACTGCCATTGAAGCCGTTGAAAATGGTGATATCAAGTTTGTGCCACAGCAGTACGAAAACATGTACTTCTCGTGGATGCGTGACATTCAAGACTGGTGTATCTCGCGCCAATTGTGGTGGGGACACCGCATTCCAGCTTGGTATGACGAAGCTGGTAAAGTATATGTAGGTCGCACTGAAGATGAAGTGCGCGCTAAGCACAAGTTAGCGGACTCAGTAGTTCTGCGCCAAGACGATGACGTACTGGATACTTGGTTCTCATCAGCCTTGTGGACTTTCTCAACCTTAGGTTGGCCAGATAACTTAGAAGATTTAAAAACCTTCCACCCAACTGACGTGTTAGTGACTGGTTTTGACATCATTTTCTTCTGGGTTGCCCGCATGATCATGATGACCATGCACTTCATCAAAGATGAAGATGGTAAGCCACAAGTACCGTTTAAAACCGTGTACGTAACTGGCCTTATTCGTGATGAAGCCGGTAACAAGATGTCTAAGTCAAAAGGTAACGTCCTTGACCCATTAGACATGATTGATGGTATCGACCTTGAAACTTTAGTGGAAAAGCGCACTGGCAATATGATGCAGCCACAACTGGCCGCTAAGATTGAAAAGAGCACCCGCAAAGAGTTCAGCGAAGGAATTGAAGCTCATGGTACTGATGCCCTGCGCTTTACCTTAGCCGCGATGGCGTCAACTGGCCGTGACATTAACTGGGACATGAAGCGATTAGACGGTTATCGCAGCTTCTGTAACAAGTTATGGAACGCTTCACGCTTTGTGTTGATGAACACTGAAGATCAAGATTGTGGTCAGCAAGGCGGCGAGATGAGCCTGTCACTGGCAGACCGCTGGATCATAGGTTTATTCAATCAAACCGTGAAAACCTTTGATGATCACATGGCAGCTTACCGCTTCGATTTAGCGGCAAATACCTTGTATGAATTCACTTGGAACCAGTTCTGTGATTGGTACTTAGAATTAACTAAGCCAGTACTGCAAAACGGTAGTGAAGCAGAGCAGCGCGGTACTCGTCACACCTTAGTGACAGTACTAGAGCAGATGCAGCGCTTGATGCACCCTATCATGCCTTACATCACTGAAACCATTTGGAACCGCGTGAAGCCATTAGCTGGCGTCACAGGTGATACCTTGATGCTGATGCCATTCCCTGAGTATCAAGCCGCTCAAGTGGATGACACGGCTATGGCTGACCTTGAATGGGTTAAGCAAATGATTATTGCTGTGCGTAACATTCGCGCTGAATTAAACATTGCCCCATCTAAGCCATTAAATGCCCTGCTGCGCGGTGTTAGCGCCGAAGATAAGGCGCGCATTGAAGCTAACCAAACCTTCTTGACCTCATTGGCTCGCCTTGAGTCTATGACGATTTTAGCTAGCGATGACACAGCCCCGATGTCTACCACTCAGTTAGTGGGTGAGATGGAGCTGTTAATTCCAATGGCAGGCTTAATCGATGTAGCCGCCGAAATGGCGCGTATAGATAAGCAAATCGAAAAACTGGCGCAAGAAGCCGGTCGCATCGAAGGCAAACTCAGCAACGAAGGCTTTGTTGCTAAAGCGCCTGCCGCGGTAATTGAAAAAGAGCGTGCCAAGCTTGCTGAATTCTCCCGCGACATCGAGAAATTCAAAGAGCAGCAGCGTCAGTTAAGTCAGATCTAA
- a CDS encoding DNA polymerase III subunit chi: MSQAIFYLLPSNEQRSAIEELHHKVCQLAEHYYRHQQAVYIHCQDQAQAFAIDELLWQFEPNSFVPHNLKGEGPHNGAPVEIGFDRLGPNKSRHLLINLADLCPSFAVNFSQIIDFVASDNAMKAIARERYKQYRQLGITLDTQDLATHPLDLD; encoded by the coding sequence ATGAGCCAGGCAATTTTTTACCTCCTGCCAAGTAATGAGCAACGTAGCGCCATTGAAGAGTTGCACCACAAAGTTTGCCAACTGGCAGAGCACTATTATCGCCATCAACAAGCCGTGTATATTCATTGCCAAGATCAGGCGCAAGCCTTTGCTATCGATGAGTTACTGTGGCAATTTGAGCCCAACTCGTTTGTGCCGCACAACCTTAAAGGTGAAGGCCCACACAATGGTGCTCCCGTTGAAATTGGTTTTGACCGATTAGGCCCGAATAAAAGTCGCCATCTTCTGATTAATCTTGCAGACCTATGCCCCTCATTTGCGGTAAACTTTAGCCAGATTATCGATTTTGTTGCCAGTGACAATGCCATGAAGGCCATAGCTCGTGAACGCTATAAGCAATATCGCCAGCTTGGTATCACCCTTGACACTCAAGACCTAGCAACGCATCCACTTGATTTAGATTGA
- the pepA gene encoding leucyl aminopeptidase, which translates to MEFSVKSGSPEKQRSACIVVGVYEPRRLSGIAEQLDKISEGYISNLLRRGDLEGKPGQILLLHHVPNVLSERVLLVGCGKERELDERQYKQIIAKTINTLNETGSMEAVCFLTELHVKGRDTYWKVRQAVETTNNSLYTFDALKTRKGEHRRPLRKLVFNVPTRRELTVGERAIEHGNAISAGMHLCRDVANMPPNICNPAYLASQARQMAEQYSQLIVTTVGEEQMANLGMNAYLAVGRGSANESIMTVMKYQGALNVNDKPIVLVGKGLTFDSGGISLKPGEAMDEMKYDMGGAAGVIGTMKAICELKLPINVTAILAGCENMPSGNAYRPGDILTTMSGQTVEVLNTDAEGRLVLCDVLTYVERFDPEVVIDTATLTGACVIALGKHASGLFAGHNPLAHELLNAGEQSGDRAWRMPLWDEYQDMLESPFADMTNLGGRPAGAITAACFLARFTKKYHWAHLDVAGTAWNSGANKGSTGRPVPILTQFVLNRVGSGSDE; encoded by the coding sequence ATGGAGTTTAGTGTAAAGAGCGGCAGCCCAGAAAAACAACGGTCAGCTTGTATCGTTGTTGGTGTTTATGAACCCCGCCGATTGTCGGGTATCGCCGAGCAGCTGGATAAGATTAGCGAAGGATACATATCTAACTTACTGCGTCGAGGCGATCTTGAAGGTAAACCTGGCCAAATTTTATTGCTGCATCATGTACCTAACGTCCTCAGTGAGCGTGTTTTACTGGTAGGTTGCGGTAAGGAACGTGAGCTGGATGAGCGTCAATACAAGCAAATCATCGCAAAGACTATCAATACCTTAAATGAAACCGGCTCGATGGAAGCGGTTTGTTTCTTAACCGAATTACATGTTAAAGGCCGTGACACTTATTGGAAGGTTCGCCAAGCGGTTGAAACCACCAATAACAGCCTTTATACCTTTGATGCGCTCAAAACTCGCAAAGGCGAACATCGCCGTCCACTGCGCAAGCTAGTGTTCAACGTCCCTACCCGCCGTGAATTAACCGTCGGTGAGCGCGCAATTGAACATGGCAATGCCATTTCTGCCGGTATGCATTTATGTCGTGACGTGGCCAACATGCCGCCGAATATTTGTAACCCTGCGTATCTTGCCTCACAAGCTCGCCAAATGGCTGAGCAATATAGTCAATTAATTGTGACTACTGTGGGTGAAGAGCAAATGGCCAACCTTGGCATGAATGCTTATTTAGCCGTAGGTCGTGGCAGCGCTAATGAATCCATCATGACAGTGATGAAGTATCAAGGCGCTTTAAATGTTAACGACAAGCCCATAGTGCTGGTCGGCAAAGGCTTAACCTTTGACTCAGGTGGTATTTCACTCAAGCCTGGCGAAGCCATGGATGAAATGAAATATGACATGGGCGGCGCCGCTGGCGTGATTGGCACCATGAAAGCCATTTGTGAGCTGAAACTGCCGATTAATGTCACTGCCATTTTAGCGGGCTGTGAAAACATGCCATCGGGCAATGCTTATCGCCCAGGTGACATTTTAACCACTATGTCAGGTCAAACCGTTGAGGTATTAAATACCGACGCTGAAGGCCGCTTGGTCTTATGTGACGTTCTCACTTATGTTGAGCGTTTTGACCCAGAAGTGGTGATTGATACCGCCACCTTAACCGGCGCTTGCGTTATCGCCTTAGGTAAGCACGCATCTGGCTTATTTGCAGGTCACAACCCATTAGCGCACGAGCTATTAAATGCTGGCGAGCAAAGTGGTGATAGAGCATGGCGCATGCCATTGTGGGATGAGTATCAAGATATGCTTGAGAGCCCATTTGCCGACATGACTAACTTAGGTGGTCGTCCAGCCGGCGCTATTACCGCCGCTTGTTTCTTGGCGCGCTTTACCAAGAAATATCACTGGGCACATTTAGATGTGGCAGGTACCGCTTGGAACAGCGGCGCGAATAAAGGCTCCACTGGCCGCCCAGTGCCGATTTTAACTCAGTTTGTATTAAACCGCGTTGGCAGCGGCAGCGACGAGTAA
- the lptF gene encoding LPS export ABC transporter permease LptF: MIVFRYLIREVLKAQIAVLSVLLTIFISQHFVRVLADASDGEFPASLVMTLLALNLPNLAVLLLPLSLFLGILLAHGRMYAENEMVVFHGVGVSEWYVTRVTLLLAIANMFVTGYLSLYVNPWAEEQQNQVMEQAQAEAGLAALVQGRFQTSPDGRAVLFVEGIGKDNILSNVFVAQLPDPKSESGFTDLVVAAGGRVVEEASGRQTLKLDGGTRYQIPNKEADYQIINFGGYGMQIKEQEVDQRRRKMSALPVSQLLALNTPDAIAEFNWRLAIPISIPLLTLIAVPLARVNVRQGKFAKMFPAILLYLGYFGLMVAGRKALEDEVIPAYLGMWWIHLSALLLGLMLLGKERTLGIKLINSFKRKKVAS; encoded by the coding sequence GTGATTGTATTTAGATATCTGATTCGAGAAGTTTTAAAGGCGCAAATTGCGGTACTGTCTGTCCTATTGACTATCTTTATTAGCCAACATTTTGTGCGAGTCTTGGCTGATGCCTCTGATGGTGAATTTCCAGCATCATTAGTCATGACGTTACTGGCACTTAATCTACCCAATTTAGCCGTTTTACTCCTGCCATTAAGTCTCTTTTTGGGGATATTGCTCGCTCATGGGCGCATGTACGCCGAAAATGAGATGGTGGTATTCCACGGGGTTGGTGTGAGTGAATGGTATGTCACCCGCGTCACTTTATTGCTCGCTATTGCCAACATGTTTGTGACTGGCTACTTATCCTTATACGTTAATCCTTGGGCTGAAGAGCAGCAAAACCAAGTGATGGAGCAAGCGCAAGCGGAAGCCGGATTAGCCGCCTTAGTTCAAGGCCGTTTTCAGACCAGCCCAGATGGCCGCGCCGTGTTATTTGTCGAAGGCATAGGCAAAGATAATATTTTAAGTAATGTGTTTGTGGCGCAGCTGCCAGACCCTAAGAGTGAATCAGGATTTACCGATTTAGTTGTGGCAGCGGGCGGGCGCGTGGTTGAAGAAGCCTCGGGTCGCCAAACCTTAAAATTAGATGGCGGCACCCGTTATCAAATCCCGAATAAAGAAGCCGATTACCAAATTATTAATTTTGGTGGGTACGGCATGCAGATTAAAGAGCAAGAAGTGGATCAGCGCCGCCGTAAAATGTCGGCATTACCAGTATCGCAACTGTTAGCGTTAAACACGCCTGATGCCATTGCTGAGTTTAACTGGCGTTTAGCGATTCCGATTTCGATCCCGCTACTGACTTTGATTGCCGTGCCTCTGGCGCGAGTCAATGTTCGCCAAGGCAAGTTTGCTAAGATGTTCCCAGCAATTTTGTTGTACTTAGGCTATTTTGGCTTAATGGTGGCGGGGCGCAAAGCCCTTGAAGATGAAGTGATACCTGCGTATCTCGGCATGTGGTGGATTCATCTATCGGCCTTGTTGTTAGGATTAATGTTGCTAGGTAAAGAAAGAACCTTGGGGATTAAGCTGATTAATAGCTTTAAGCGTAAGAAGGTGGCTTCATGA
- the lptG gene encoding LPS export ABC transporter permease LptG, with product MKILDLYIARVILSTSALCLLVLTGLSGIIKWVDQLRNVGKGAYSMMDAGIYVLFMVPSDIEMFFPMAVLLGALIGMGMLASNSELVVMQASGLSRLQITMSAMKTAVPLMLLVMALGEWVAPVAEQNANDLKTSQISGGSLIKSHRGIWAKDGDFFVNIGEIKQLDHLANVTLYRFDANQELSQVIRAKEAVFDKHQWQMTGVSETQVSQDKINQFELASKPWSSTLTPDKLSVVSVKPEALSISGLVDYLDYLKINHQDPSRYELALWRKIMQPVTIAVMMLVALSFVFGPLRTVTMGARVLLGVVAGFSFYISNEIFGPMSLVYNMPAMVGAMAPSLLFTCIAFYFIRR from the coding sequence ATGAAGATTTTAGATCTTTATATTGCCCGCGTTATCTTAAGTACCTCGGCTTTATGCCTGCTGGTGCTAACGGGTTTGTCCGGCATTATTAAATGGGTGGATCAGCTCAGAAACGTCGGTAAAGGCGCTTATAGCATGATGGATGCTGGCATCTATGTTCTGTTTATGGTGCCAAGTGATATTGAGATGTTTTTCCCTATGGCGGTGCTGCTCGGCGCCTTGATTGGCATGGGAATGCTGGCATCAAACTCTGAGCTAGTAGTCATGCAAGCATCAGGTCTGTCGCGATTGCAAATCACTATGTCAGCCATGAAAACTGCGGTGCCATTAATGCTGCTAGTGATGGCGCTAGGTGAGTGGGTAGCGCCTGTTGCTGAGCAAAATGCCAATGATTTAAAAACTAGCCAAATTTCAGGTGGCAGCTTAATTAAATCCCACCGCGGCATTTGGGCTAAAGATGGTGATTTCTTTGTTAACATAGGTGAAATTAAGCAATTAGATCATTTAGCTAACGTCACCTTGTATCGTTTCGATGCTAATCAAGAGTTGTCACAAGTCATTCGCGCTAAAGAAGCTGTGTTTGATAAGCACCAATGGCAAATGACAGGTGTGAGTGAAACCCAAGTATCACAAGATAAGATTAATCAGTTTGAGCTTGCCAGTAAGCCATGGTCATCGACCTTGACCCCAGATAAACTCAGTGTAGTGTCAGTAAAACCTGAGGCGTTATCGATTTCTGGCTTAGTGGATTATCTCGATTATTTAAAGATTAACCATCAAGACCCAAGTCGTTATGAGTTGGCGTTATGGCGCAAGATCATGCAGCCAGTGACTATCGCTGTGATGATGTTAGTGGCCTTGTCATTTGTGTTTGGGCCATTGCGTACTGTGACTATGGGCGCGCGCGTGCTGCTTGGGGTGGTGGCTGGTTTTAGTTTCTATATCAGTAACGAAATATTTGGGCCTATGAGCTTGGTTTACAACATGCCAGCTATGGTTGGTGCTATGGCGCCGAGCTTGCTGTTTACCTGCATTGCGTTCTACTTTATCCGCCGCTAA
- a CDS encoding IS4 family transposase, translating into MSEFSKELLVTAEFFQAQDIDVFAKHVPMDWVAEAVQQTGRASLRTRRFPAEQAVWLVLGIGLMRNRSIQQVCDTLSLAFPDSKGELPPLATSSIIKAKEKLGSEPMRYLFKTTAAQWETQCEFDEIAGLKLLSVDGTYFKTHNTEENHHFGFAQSTASFPSVLAVTLMSTRSHLLSDAAFGPVTHSEIHYAQQLVGSAPENSLTLFDRGFMSAELLISWQGSGANTHWLTPIKSKTRYQIIESFSEYDHLVEMPVSPQAKQQAPYLGESWQARLILIPSPKGDIKGFITSCLCPNSYPVNDLLKVYWQRWEIERGYGELKQYQLENKPVLRSKKKDGVYQELWGILTTYNIVRLEMAAMAVQHKVEPQRISFINALFLIQDEFGWSDRGSPGAIPQHLKRLRENGKRLILPPKRKRPSYPRVVLKKTVKYPSKNATRS; encoded by the coding sequence ATGTCTGAATTTTCTAAAGAGCTACTCGTTACCGCTGAATTTTTCCAAGCGCAAGATATTGATGTATTCGCCAAACATGTTCCCATGGATTGGGTGGCTGAGGCTGTGCAACAAACTGGCAGGGCCTCGCTTCGAACCCGCCGTTTCCCTGCAGAGCAAGCTGTTTGGTTGGTTCTAGGCATTGGTTTGATGCGTAACCGCTCGATTCAGCAAGTCTGTGATACGCTCTCACTGGCATTTCCCGACTCCAAGGGGGAGCTCCCGCCACTGGCGACCAGTAGTATCATCAAAGCCAAAGAAAAGTTGGGTTCAGAGCCCATGCGTTATCTGTTCAAAACAACCGCTGCACAGTGGGAAACACAGTGCGAATTTGATGAGATAGCGGGATTGAAATTGCTCAGTGTTGATGGGACGTATTTTAAGACGCATAACACTGAAGAAAACCATCACTTTGGCTTTGCACAAAGCACGGCTTCTTTTCCCTCTGTGCTGGCGGTCACCTTAATGTCTACTCGTAGCCACTTACTTTCTGATGCGGCTTTCGGGCCTGTTACCCACAGTGAAATTCACTATGCACAGCAATTGGTTGGCTCAGCTCCCGAGAATTCGCTCACGTTGTTTGACCGTGGGTTTATGTCTGCCGAATTGCTCATCAGCTGGCAAGGAAGCGGTGCAAACACCCATTGGTTAACCCCGATAAAGTCTAAGACCCGCTATCAAATTATCGAGTCATTCTCAGAGTATGACCATCTGGTTGAGATGCCGGTATCACCCCAAGCTAAACAGCAAGCGCCTTATCTGGGGGAGAGCTGGCAAGCCCGCCTTATCCTTATTCCGTCACCCAAAGGTGATATCAAAGGGTTTATCACGTCCTGCCTATGCCCCAACAGCTATCCAGTGAACGATTTACTCAAGGTGTATTGGCAGCGATGGGAGATAGAGAGGGGTTATGGTGAGCTAAAGCAATATCAACTGGAAAATAAACCTGTCCTGCGCAGTAAGAAGAAGGATGGGGTGTATCAAGAATTATGGGGGATCTTAACGACCTACAATATTGTTCGGCTAGAGATGGCCGCAATGGCAGTGCAGCATAAAGTTGAGCCACAGAGGATAAGTTTCATTAATGCTCTGTTTTTAATACAGGATGAGTTTGGTTGGAGTGACAGAGGGAGTCCGGGAGCGATCCCACAGCACTTAAAACGACTGAGGGAAAATGGCAAAAGGTTGATTTTACCCCCAAAGAGGAAGCGGCCCAGCTACCCGCGTGTGGTGCTAAAGAAAACAGTGAAATATCCAAGTAAAAATGCCACTCGATCTTAA
- a CDS encoding RDD family protein: MITPEHANCPRAGFLRRLGACCYDLLLAVAVYMLSGAIGFGIFTLVVNSGLISMGEHQHMADLLNQTPLFHNLYQAYLAIIIALFYSLFWSKGGQTLGMRAWRLKVQHPNGQTLSLVTAFARVVWSLLGIGNLWILLSADKLALQDKMTRSEVVVLSKEANQMRNWHGA; this comes from the coding sequence ATGATAACCCCGGAACATGCCAACTGCCCGCGCGCAGGTTTTTTACGGCGTTTAGGTGCTTGTTGCTATGATCTTTTGTTGGCGGTAGCCGTCTATATGCTCTCTGGCGCCATAGGCTTTGGTATTTTTACCTTAGTGGTCAATAGCGGGTTAATCAGTATGGGCGAGCACCAGCATATGGCTGACTTACTCAACCAGACGCCGCTATTTCATAACCTCTATCAAGCGTATCTGGCTATCATAATCGCCCTGTTTTATAGCTTATTCTGGAGCAAAGGCGGCCAAACCTTAGGTATGCGCGCTTGGCGTTTAAAAGTGCAACATCCTAATGGCCAGACCTTAAGCTTAGTCACAGCGTTTGCTCGGGTGGTCTGGTCATTGTTAGGCATAGGCAATCTGTGGATCTTATTAAGCGCCGACAAATTGGCCTTACAAGATAAAATGACCCGCTCAGAAGTGGTGGTATTGTCTAAAGAAGCTAACCAAATGCGTAACTGGCATGGCGCTTAA
- a CDS encoding DUF2960 family protein: MARQVAYTYKGVTKRINFAYDKYHDAHEAAAAAEGIDLKRHLMMEQQIAMTSKGNTAVRDFRDKEFARLGFGRIYLVRDEDELE, from the coding sequence ATGGCACGACAAGTTGCATACACCTACAAAGGTGTCACTAAACGCATCAATTTTGCGTATGACAAATATCATGATGCTCATGAAGCGGCCGCCGCTGCTGAAGGCATAGATTTGAAACGTCATTTGATGATGGAACAGCAAATTGCCATGACCTCTAAAGGCAATACTGCTGTAAGAGATTTTCGTGATAAAGAATTTGCCCGCCTAGGATTTGGCCGCATCTACTTAGTACGAGATGAAGACGAACTCGAATAA
- a CDS encoding DMT family protein, with product MTLPPTLITIGLLCLSNVFMTFAWYGHLKSLSSKPWIIAALVSWGIALFEYLLQVPANRIGYTVMNLGQLKILQEVITLSLFVPFAFFYMKEPLKLDYLWAGLCILGAVYFIFRSEF from the coding sequence ATGACCTTACCACCGACATTAATCACCATAGGCTTACTGTGTTTAAGCAATGTGTTTATGACTTTTGCTTGGTACGGCCATTTAAAAAGCCTAAGTAGCAAGCCGTGGATTATTGCCGCCCTCGTCAGCTGGGGAATTGCCCTGTTTGAATATTTATTGCAGGTACCTGCCAACAGGATAGGTTACACTGTGATGAATCTAGGCCAGCTTAAGATACTGCAAGAAGTCATCACCCTCAGCCTGTTTGTGCCATTTGCCTTTTTCTATATGAAAGAACCGCTCAAACTCGACTACCTGTGGGCTGGACTGTGTATTCTTGGCGCCGTTTATTTTATTTTCCGCAGTGAGTTTTAA
- a CDS encoding GNAT family N-acetyltransferase, translating to MQLRPIELQDWPEIMAIQDICYHAIDPEPLAVMQSKWQVAPSTCLVLCDDEQVIGYCLAHPWRQHQPPALNQALKQPMNDADTLYLHDMALAPAARGKSGAQRMLTHLKQAALELNLTSLSLIAVQGAHSYWQAAGFIKTHTDKCLSSYCDDPHYMTMDLCTQLCIHPN from the coding sequence ATGCAACTGCGCCCGATAGAACTACAAGACTGGCCTGAAATCATGGCTATTCAGGATATTTGCTACCATGCCATTGACCCTGAACCATTAGCTGTGATGCAAAGCAAATGGCAAGTTGCCCCCAGCACTTGCCTAGTGCTATGTGATGACGAGCAAGTCATTGGTTACTGTCTGGCTCACCCTTGGCGTCAACATCAGCCGCCCGCCCTTAATCAAGCGCTTAAGCAGCCCATGAATGATGCCGATACTTTATATCTGCATGATATGGCGCTAGCTCCCGCGGCAAGAGGCAAAAGCGGCGCGCAGCGAATGCTAACTCACCTTAAGCAAGCAGCACTCGAATTGAACTTAACTAGCCTCAGCTTAATTGCCGTTCAAGGCGCCCATAGTTATTGGCAGGCGGCAGGCTTTATTAAAACCCATACCGATAAGTGCCTAAGCAGCTACTGCGATGATCCGCATTATATGACTATGGATTTATGCACACAGTTATGCATTCACCCCAACTAA